The window TGATTAAAATTCATCCAGACAATTTTAATTATATGCGTACTTTGCTTCGGTGATGTGATCCTTTAAATAAATCGGATGCTCCCCGAAAACCATTGCATCCTTCTTTCCTTGAACGATCAAAGACGGACATTTGATTTTCGACAGCAATTCTTTGCACAAGTTACCGTTTCGCTTCTCGTAAATTCTCGAAACGCTATCGACCCAGCCTGTCCAGATTTTCCGAAAATACTCCTCCCCATATATCGCTATCATTGGTGCTCGCATTTTCTCCGACCAAGTGTCGATGTCTCTGAATTCTATGAACAGAGGGACAGTTGAATCGGCCAAAGAATCATGTCAGGTGTGAACAGGCTATGACTCTTTACTTCAGAAATCAGACACTTTTCTCGCTTGAAAATTCTACTGAAATAGTGGTGTAGCCATATACATATACTCCTaatctaatataaattttatctaGGCGGTCGTATTTCCGGCCAACGGAAGGGGTCAAAGTATCAAGGAGGGACAAGTCAGAGTCAAACATTTTAGTTGGCCTTCGAAAAGCCTCTCATTATAcggaaatattaaagaaattattCGATATTTTTCTATGTGTAATTTTCAGCGCAATCAATCGTAAGTAATTAATATGCCGTGCTACCAATTAATTTTGGATCCATTGTGCAACGTACTCTTGTAAATTTCGATTTCTTCCGGAACGATGTAGGAATTCGCTGCAACGGCTACCATCTTTCGAACATTTTCGGGATACATCGCGGCGAGTATTAACGAAGTGATGCCGCCATCGCTCCATCCTATCAACGAATATTTTTCGTGGCCTAAAACTTTCATTAAATTACGGGCCCAAGCGGCATCGCGTTCAAAGAAATCGTCTGGAAATGTCCTGTCGGGTGGCCTTGACTTTCCATAGCCAGGCGGATCCCATGCAACTATGGTAAACTTCTCTTTGCTGAGACCCTCTATTTGTGGTTTAAAGTCCGTCCAGATGGAACCTGCAATACGATACTCGATACTTTAATCCTTACGTCGATAATCGTGTCCATAAAAATTTatgttttataaaaaaatctttCAATTATGACAAAATAAATCGAGTATGGCTAATGTATACTACAGTGCTACATCGGGTCAATGTATACTACAGTGCTACATCGAGATAATAGCAGGAGAGGTGATAAGAATTTCTAGCTCTTTTCGAAACCTTTGACCTGACCTCAAAGGCGGTTCAAAAACATTCAACAACATTCGTCGCGTAGAAAAATGTGTTTAAATTATAAAGTTTGTAAAAACGTTATCGATTTCTGGTTTGTCAGCTATTACAGAAACCTACATTCAATATACATTGTATACTATAACGACCGTGTGTATTCATTATCGTTTTCAATCGTCCTGccttcttttttcttcttccgAAGCATAATTTGGTTAGGTCAACTCTACTGCACGAGTCAACTCTAAAAGGCATGTGGGGGGGGTttgtaaaagtatatttttcaaCCTTTTTCGCAGGGCCATTTCGAGCCCTTTGTTATGAGTGAAACTGACCTCGCATTCGATTCGAATACGACCTGGCATGTTTTCAACGATAACTCCACTAGAGAGCAGCACACTAGCCAAATTATCGGTAAACAGTATTCTAAAAAGATAATTTTTACTAGTTTACTCACCTGCAGCACCAGGTAGAAGCAAAACTGTATGTTTACCGGTCCCAACACTCAAGTAATTGACATCCACTCCGTCGACATCAACTTTTCTTTCCTGTTAAACGAATGGTGTATTTCTATCCAAAGTTATCGTGGTCATCTTATAAGATCGAGTATCGTACGTTACCTGTATAGCGTGACTTTGCATCATCGAAGAAAACGATTTGGCGCCATTCAGAAATATTATGGAAGAATTGACTCGTAAACAACTCAATATTTTGTTCGTAAAACTTGGATGTAATATCATGATTAGTGACTTCTTGCCAGCACGTTGACACTAACGAATATGTCGTCATATGCTCGGCTCGTATAACGCGGACCGCGCAATACGATTGCGTAATACTAAATTCGAACGCCCGACAGGAATATCAGTttgttaattatttataaaatcgtTGAGCCCGCCGGTTACAATGACCTCAAGGTTTATAGGCATGTCGCTAATTTTTTTTCACGCACAATACATATATTTGTTTGCAGTAGATTCGAACTTGTGCGTTAAGATGTACTCAACGAAAATGAAACTTTATACACTGGCTATATTATTTGCAAATCAATTAATGCCAGTTTATTAGAATATGCAATAAACAGTAGAGggttaatgtttaaaatatttattttcgaattacacaataataataaatgacgTAACGTCGATTGTAGCTGGTACTTATgaagaatattaaaatatatcgaaagtcaatatatatatatatattactaaaagtaaaaaataaataaacgtttCTGGTACAAATTGATGATGTAAAAATGTTTAATCCGCATATACAGTCTTAAAATCATGATACAAATTTCTATTCATCTTCAAGACAAATTTACGAAATTAGCAAAAGTGCGATTAGCAATGATATCGatgtaaaaatgattttttgtTTCCTCGCGTAATACAACATATAATAGATGAgaaaccaaaaccagaaaatacaagattgaattttttttccaaTGACATTCGTAAGTTTGGTGCAGCAAGTTTTTATATGACTTATATCTAATTGTAACATtgacagaa of the Colletes latitarsis isolate SP2378_abdomen chromosome 9, iyColLati1, whole genome shotgun sequence genome contains:
- the LOC143345801 gene encoding serine hydrolase BPHL-like; translated protein: MILHPSFTNKILSCLRVNSSIIFLNGAKSFSSMMQSHAIQERKVDVDGVDVNYLSVGTGKHTVLLLPGAAGSIWTDFKPQIEGLSKEKFTIVAWDPPGYGKSRPPDRTFPDDFFERDAAWARNLMKVLGHEKYSLIGWSDGGITSLILAAMYPENVRKMVAVAANSYIVPEEIEIYKKFRDIDTWSEKMRAPMIAIYGEEYFRKIWTGWVDSVSRIYEKRNGNLCKELLSKIKCPSLIVQGKKDAMVFGEHPIYLKDHITEAKLKIFENGAHNLHLRYPEEFNTLVTEFFTE